The region GCGGTGGGGATCAGATAAAAATCGTTGTCGCCCGGCACCTTGAACAGGTCTTCCTCGAACTTCGGCAACTGGCCGGTGCCGCGCAGGCTGTCGGCATTGACCAGATAGGGCACGTAGGCCTCGGTGTAACCGTGCTCGCGGGTGTGCACGTCGAGCATGAACTGGATCAGCGCGCGGTGCAGCCGCGCCACAGAACCGGTCATGACGGCGAAGCGCGCGCCGGAGATCTTGGCGGCGGCCTCGAGGTCCAGCCCGCCGGCCAGGGCGCCGAGATCGACATGGTCGCGCGGCTCGAAATCAAAATACCGGGGCTCGCCCCAGCGGCGGACTTCGACGTTGTCGTCCTCGCCCGCCCCGACCGGCACGCTCTCGTGCGGCAGGTTGGGGATGCCGAGCATCATGTCGTCCAGCGCGGTCTGCACCTCGGTGAGGCGCGCCTTGCGGGCATCGAGTTCGGAACCCAGCCCTGCGACCTCGTCCAGCAGCGGCTGGATATCGCCGCCCTGCGCCTTGACCTTGCCGATCTCCTTGGAACGCGCATTGCGGGTGTTCTGCAGCTCCTGGGTCTCGACCTGCAGCGCCTTGCGCTCCGCCTCGAGTTCATTGAACCGCGCGGTGTCGAGTTCAAATCCACGCGGACGCAGCCGCTCGGCGACGGTATCGATTTCGTTACGCAGCAGTTTCGGGTCGAGCATGGGGAACGTCAGTCTTGTCTCAGTTGGGCGGACGAAAAAAAGCGGCCGTGGTAGCCCCACGGCCGCGCGACAGTTTACTACGCCTCTCGCCGCTTTGGCACGGCCGGTTGGTTAAACCAGCTCCGCGTCGAACAACAGGATGTGCAGGGGTTCGATGAAATCCCGCAGCTGGGCGATGACCTCGC is a window of Gammaproteobacteria bacterium DNA encoding:
- the serS gene encoding serine--tRNA ligase, giving the protein MLDPKLLRNEIDTVAERLRPRGFELDTARFNELEAERKALQVETQELQNTRNARSKEIGKVKAQGGDIQPLLDEVAGLGSELDARKARLTEVQTALDDMMLGIPNLPHESVPVGAGEDDNVEVRRWGEPRYFDFEPRDHVDLGALAGGLDLEAAAKISGARFAVMTGSVARLHRALIQFMLDVHTREHGYTEAYVPYLVNADSLRGTGQLPKFEEDLFKVPGDNDFYLIPTAEVPVTNLARDEILPDDALPRKLVAHTPCFRSEAGSHGKDTRGLIRQHQFEKVELVQFVRPQDSWDAHEELTGHAETILQRLDLPYRVVALCTGDLGFSAAKTYDLEVWLPAQDTYREISSCSNFLDFQARRMQARWRNPETGKPELLHTLNGSGLAVGRTLVAVLENYQDEGGRVAIPDALKSYMGNATHL